The Panicum hallii strain FIL2 chromosome 9, PHallii_v3.1, whole genome shotgun sequence genome has a window encoding:
- the LOC112876080 gene encoding uncharacterized protein LOC112876080, whose product MVSLQSALLPEASKRPPCLSLVGSAAVASTATSKKRKRDGGDDRDDSRGEVVDGIELNFDAAPLPPEWQRCLDIKSGQIHYYNTRTQKRTWKDPRGEPDYRAAPAAAADEEESANCAPPGLDLELNLTFSPRPALAHQEKKKPKPAAPPPAPARTAAERRPPAEAAEDSREMVAAVCVRCHMLVMMCRASPACPNCKFLHTPSRAAPPPPEPAAPLKLGLQLLCCRD is encoded by the exons ATGGTGTCTCTGCAGTCGGCGCTCCTGCCGGAGGCCAGCAAGCGGCCGCCGTGCCTCTCCCTCGTgggcagcgccgccgtcgcctccaccgccaccagcAAGAAGCGGAAgcgggacggcggcgacgaTCGCGACGACAGCCGCGGGGAGGTCGTCGACGGAATCGAGCTCAATTTCGacgccgcgccgcttccccccgAGTGGCAACGCTGCCTCGACATCAAG TCGGGGCAGATCCACTACTACAACACGAGGACGCAGAAGCGGACGTGGAAGGACCCGAGAGGCGAGCCGGACTaccgcgccgcgccggccgccgccgccgacgaggaGGAGTCGGCGAATTGCGCGCCGCCGGGGCTGGACCTGGAGCTCAACCTCACGTTCTCGCCGCGCCCGGCGCTCGCCCACCAGGAGAAGAAGAAGCCCAAGcctgccgccccgccgccggcaccaGCAAGAACGGCAGCAGAGCGCCGTCCGCCCGCGGAGGCCGCCGAGGACAGCCGGGAGATGGTGGCGGCGGTGTGCGTGCGGTGCCACATGCTGGTGATGATGTGCCGCGCCAGCCCCGCGTGCCCCAACTGCAAGTTCCTGCAcacgccgagccgcgccgcgccgccgccgcccgagccggcGGCGCCCCTCAAGCTCGGCCTCCAGCTGCTCTGCTGCAGGGACTAG